The Drosophila yakuba strain Tai18E2 chromosome X, Prin_Dyak_Tai18E2_2.1, whole genome shotgun sequence DNA segment atgtttccacgcccactctaacgcccacaaaccgcccaaagctgccacgcccacacttttgaaaagtgttttgatattttttcatttttgtattggtcttgtaaatttctttcgatttgccaaaacactttttgccacgcccacaaaccgcccaaagctgccacgcccacacttttgaaaaatgttttgatattttttcatttttgtattagtcttgtaaatttctatcgatatgcaaaaaactttttgccaagcccactctaacgcccacaaaccgccaaaaactgtcagcgttgaaaacattttccctcacttccactatctgagtaacgggtatcagatagtcggggaactcgactgtagcgttctctcttgtttaaaagtgtgggcgtggcagttttgtgcggtttgtgggctttagggtgggcgtgagaacatgggtcaacaaacttgcgctgcctCTATATGGAGTGTgcactttctagcttttatagttcctgagatctcgacgttcatacggacagacggacctggccagatcgactcgggtattgatcctgatcaagaatatatatactttatatggtcggaaacgcttccttctgcctgttacatacttttcaacgaatctagtatacccttttactctacgagaaacgggtataaaaatcgatttctgGACCACAGTTCACTGCGAGTATTCTTACTCGAACCAATTCCCCCAAAAATTAAAGGGAAAGAGGGATACTTGGCCGCCGTATGCGAACACAATGCCCGAGAACCGGCGATACGGTCTGGTGATAACAAACCAGAGTTCGGACGCGGACGGTGTGGACACCGTTGCCCTAATTGTGAACGCCAACCGACGCCGATGCGTAGGTTaaacttcttattttcctttattcgaCTCGTCTAACCAAGAACTCGTCACAGAATGCCGCGCTGTTCTTCTTACTTATAACGGGGATTTCAtctggcgctgctgtttgcCACCATAGGCTTCATACCTCAACCTTAGCTAACATGGTGCATacatggtacatacatactttttaatactGTGGGCCTTACGAGTATCTATCCGCAGACGTTCGACTCCAGCATGCTAGTGGTCTGCGAGGATGAGGAAACAGCCCAATGGGTCATGTCAGCCGTCCATGGTATGTGCCCGCCGCACTCCTGCCAGCCCTTAATCGAGTTCTTCGGCCTCCTGAGGACGTGAGGAGTCGCAGAACCCGGGCCTAAACACCGACAAGTGGGCCGTGGTCAATCGCTCCACCCTAGACTGCAATGATGTGGAGCGGCAGGTCCCTCAGTTCTGCGACAACATCGTGATAGAGCTGTATGTCAATGAGGAAAGTAGGGAATTCATCGCCGAACGATGCTTTACACTACGTTACTGCTTCTGGCAACTTCGATTcagtaaaatttttaacttttaaactttttaacaatcgccgagcctaataaaaatattacataaatAACTGCCGACGAAATTCATCACACCAAAAACTTACCACTAGGGCTCAGCGCGGCGTATAGCGGTGGCTTAGGTTTTACCATCCTGCTGACTTCCTCTTCTCGCCTCCCAGGCTACTTAAagacaatttttatattggatTGACAGCACCGATGACGCCTGGATTTGAAATGGGCGATCGAGCGTTAGCTGCTTTCTCTGGGTCGTCAATATCGGCTTGCGGTAATTTGAAGCTCTAGTCAGAGAATAGACCGTGCCATTCCAAGGCGTTTGTCGCCGATTGCTTGTGCAACCAGCAGGGAGGCTTTTCTCGGCCCTCTGTTGTCTCCTTGCCTTTCTGGGCTTGTAACCAGCCCTGTTCTCTGAATTGTTCTTGTGCGCAATGTATATGCATGCGGCATTTGTTGCAATGTCCAGAATGGAATCATGAGCGAGCATGATTGCATTATTGAAGAGTGGAAACGCGACCTCAAGGTCTATATTTCCGCATCCGACCGATTCGTTAGCATAACTTTAACTTCAAGAAAAATTGTTGGAGCGCAAAACCAATAGAGAACTTCTCCCGGGTCATTATTTCCCAATAATCTTGACAGGTAATACGTTTTCTAAACGTTTTTTGGTCTCGACAATACTTTTTCGgttatttcttttcattaattatgcGCTTAAATCATACTGCCAATTTAGGCAAAAGAACGACAACGACGCAGCAGATCTGCTCAAGGGTCAATTCTAAATccaaatgtgttttttatagAAAATCTTTAACAAGtacaaaattttgtttgtagTCACCAACATTTAATCGAAGTACTGCAAGGACGAGGGCAAGTTTTCCGCTTATAtggtttatttaaacaaaaaatatagcttaacatttaattatatagaCTTATGACGAAATTTAGATTTAGTAACAACCGCTTTTGACAACTTTTCCACTTGACTCTCGACTCTACACTCGCTCCCTTCCTATCGATAACTTGCTCTTGTCTAGGGTTACATTGTAATTAGGGCTGCAATGTAGAAGTATCGAAACATTTAATACCTATTTAGTACGTACAACCACTGCAGAATTAGATTTTTGCGCAtaaagtcgaaaaattgaGTTACATGGTTTAAACTTCACACATTTTATTGTAATAGCATTGataatttgtgaaaaaaatgcgaccacgcccacgctcGGCGCCCCTGTAACTAATTAATAGTAGATTtagaataaatacatattatttccCGAATTTCGCAAAGTATCgcgaattttttaatttttcacgaattttgatttgtttgtggCGGTTTGTTGGTACTCCTGTCTGTCCCTTATGCCGACAAGCTGGGCCATTTTGAATGTACACTTAATTGTTGACAGTTGATTTGCATGCACGTGTTTTGGATCGTCTTCGATTATTACCTGTTCAAAAAAATGGGTCAAAGAACCTGTATCCAATTTtgtgtaaaaaacaaaattaagtgGGCGGATGCATTCCGAATGTTGACTGTGGCGTCGTGGTCACGAATCGTGGGTTTATGGTTATGAAGTGGAAACCAAAGCTCAATCATCTCAATGGAAGCTGCCGCACAAAGGTGCCCTAAACTGAAGAGGCCCATGAAAGGACGACGTAATCCTAGTAACATTGTAAGATACCCAGTTTTTATTGAGATTCTCTTTAATCTCTTTGAAGACATGATACAAGTATTCAATTACGACACCTGGGGGTACCTTACCACCGGAAATGAAATCGTAACACCAGGATATTGCCGATTCAGTGTTAGAATTTTTTGATAACGTGATCTTGATACACTCCCCCTATTCGCAAATTCAGCGTTGGGGATAAACAATTCTTTTTCTTCCTCGATTAAGTAAATCTTGAATGACAGCGATATGCTTAagcaataaaagaaatgttaATTATTCTGTTTCTATGGTACTGGAAAAGAGTTTAGATGGAATTATTGAAAGGGAGAAAGTATCGAGGTTGCCCTTCTGGAAAATACAGGGATGTGAGCCTGACTGTTGCGATGTTGTTGACAATTGCTTTGATAAAATTGATCCTTACGTCAGTAAGCCTTCTGATttcgttaaaaaaaataggaatCTTTGCAACAGGTACCGTTATTAAGAAATTGCCAACTGCTCTCAGATGCGGAATTAAAACAGCGCGGGACTGGTTCTTTTGATATGAAATGCGAAATTAACCATTATCTTGTGTGCAAAACGGTTTGATAATACGCCTGTTTAACTAATATCTGCAGGTTATCAGCCTGTTGGAATATGCAAACGTtggagccaaaaaaaaaagcttacATTGATATTTCAAGGCCAGTTATTGCTGCTTTATACGTGGGTGAAGTAGATTTGGCAGGTATGCTAATGGAGCTCTACAAAATTTGCCACCGATCAACAAAGTGGTACATCAGAATTTTTTAAACCCAAAGCAAAAACATATTCCCTTTATAAAATTTCAATCGGAAATTGCTAATGAACtccatttgcaaaaaaaaacaagagagaacgctataatcgagtttcccgactatctgatacccgttactcagctagtagaagtgcgaaggagagtcttcaacactgacagtttttggcggtttgtgggcgttagagtaagcgtggcaaaaagtttttttgcaaatcgatagaaatttacaagactaatacaaaaatgaaaaaatatcaaaacatttttcaaaagtgtgggcgtggcagttttgggcggttcgtgggcgttagagtgggcgtggcagcatgattcgacaaacttgcgctgcgtctatgtccctggagtctgtatgcttaatctcaactttctagcttttgtagttcctgagatctcgacgttcatacggacagacagacggacggacagacggatggacagacggacatggccaaatcgactcggctattgatcctgatcaagaatatatatactttatatggtcggaaacgcttccttctccctgttacatacttttcaacgaatctagtatacccttttactctaggagtaacgggtataaaaagagaGTCGACCAACAAATGCAGAAAGAGAAAGCTCAGTAGTATATTCAAACAGTGTTTCTTCAAACAAATAAGTACAAATTTCGGATCAATCCTACAGTTATGATAACATTATGAACATTGGGTGGTTTTTGGAGAAAGGGGACGTTGCAGACAGTGCAAAAATGCAACACCAAATgccttaaataaaaaacccaTCTGTGCTTATACACTACTACTGCCAAACGTTGCTCACCAGCACCTTTCGGTACCGCCCAAACTAATGGGCGTGGCATACTAACATTTTTTGGAAACGCttgtatattttctttatgaGCGTTGGGATCACGTTTGCTAGACATATTAAAGTGATTATGCTTTATTTCGTTATGCGCTGAATAGGCAAGAATACCTCTTAACAGGTCGTTACAAGATATATAATTATTAGATATCTTCCTTTTAAAATCGTAATCATTAATCCCGTTGATGATGTGTGTTGATATTGTTGAATTGGTTAACTCACCCTTTTTTGTGTTAAACTGCAAATATTAGATTTCGATCATCCCAACGATATGCGGTTTGAAGGGAGTCTAATGAATTGTTGCGAATCTAAGGACTTGATGGATGATGGGTTGAATTCCGGGAGAAGAGATACCATTTCACTTATACTTCCGTACGAACTATTAATGTTTTCAGATACCGTTGGGCCGCGGTTGTATAAGAAGTTTGGCGGAATCGGGGTATATGgattttcgttattttttgaCGATGTTACGAATGTGTATTGTATTGATTTAAATCATAGTGTGGCTGTAAATATGTGCCGAAAGGCGCCTTTGTTGCGTTACAGTGTCCCAAATGAGCGTGGGGAATCGGAGAATTGATTTGGCTGTGACGAATAAGTATACGTTTGCGAATTAACGTGGATTTGCGGTGTCATTGAGAAATGAACGTGTTGCGGAAAGATCGAATGTTGCGGAAAGACAGCGACATTATCGTGTTGCTGTGATGTGATAACATTAACGTGCTGCCGAGACGTAGCAACATTATCGTGTTGCTGTGACGTAACGATATTATACTGTTGCTGAGACGTAGCAATATTATCGTGTTGCTGTGACGTGATAACATTAGCGTGTTGCCGAGACGTGGCAACATTATCGTGTTGCTGTGACGTAGCAACCTTAGCTTGTGACGCAATCGATTGCGAAAGGACTTGTTGAGACGTGTTAGGCATACACTACACTCTATAATTTCGTTTGCGTTTTGAGCGTTTTCGATTGGAGAGGAGATACCGCTCGGATGAAAAGATCTCTCTTGAAGTTCGCGCAATGGTTTCACTAATTCGGCAATTTTTTCCTGCATTGATTGGTTTTTGTtagttatgttatgttttggTAGTtatgttactacgtctgattgtaggatgagtgtattgtttagggtacatggtgggcaggtttgtctattcagtgagaatgttacatgtctgcttttggtctcgtttatcttaatgcgccagtccgcaaaccatctttcca contains these protein-coding regions:
- the LOC26534910 gene encoding uncharacterized protein LOC26534910; amino-acid sequence: MPENRRYGLVITNQSSDADGVDTVALIVNANRRRCNAALFFLLITGISSGAAVCHHRLHTSTLANMTFDSSMLVVCEDEETAQWVMSAVHGMCPPHSCQPLIEFFGLLRT